The Streptomyces cyanogenus DNA segment GGCCCTGCACCGCTGTCTGGAGCCCTACCGGCTGCCCCTCGCGGGCGTCCACGGCCGCCGCCACGACCTCAGTCTGCTGACGCCCCACCCCGACTGTCTGCTGCGGGCCCTGCGGGCGCGCGGCACGCCGGCCCGTTCCGCGGTGCTGATCAGCTCCTCGGTCGCCGAACTCACCGCCGCCCAGCAGCTGGGCCTGCGCTTCATCGGGTACGCGCCCGGCGCCGCCGGGCGGCGGAGCCTGCGGGAGGGCGGCAGCGAGGTCACCGTCTCCTCGCTCGAACCGCTGGTGGAGGCCGCCCGCGCCCGATGACCCGGCGACACTCCGGTACGGGCGCGAAATACGCCCGTTCAGCCGCGCCCCGCCCGGGCGCGCACAGCGGGCGCCCGCTCCCGGCGCCGCGCAGGATGCCAGTGAGCCCGCCGATCAGGCGGGGACCTCAAGGCCCCACGCCCTCGGGAGGATCCGCCGTGACCGTCAGCCTGGAGCAGTTGCGCCGCTGCCACTTCGCCGTCGACCTGGGTGCGGCCCGCACCCGGGTCTATGTGAAGGGCGCCGGCCTGGTCGTGGACCAGCCCTCGGTCGCGGCCGTGAACACCCGTACCGGCGGGCTCATCGCCGTGGGCGAGTTCGCGGAGAAGATGACGGGCCGCACCCCGGACTACATCAGGGTCGTACGGCCCATCTCCGGCGGCACGGTGGTGGACATCGACATGGCCCAGCGGATGCTGCGCCATCTGCTCGGCGACAAGATGCGCCGGGCGCTGCGCCGCAAGCCCCGGCTGCGCGCGGCGGCCTGCGCCCCGCACGACGCCGATCCGCTGGCCCAGCGGGCGACCATCGAGACGCTGGCCGGGCTGGGGGCCCGGCGGGTGGAGCTGGTCGACACGCTGATCGCCGCCGCCGTGGGGTGCGGGCTGCCGGTGGAGCGGCCCGAGGCCACCATGGTGCTGGTGTGCGGGGCGGCGGCGACCCAGGTCGCGGTGCTCTCGCTGGGCTCGATCGTGACCGCCGAGCGGATCCCGGTGG contains these protein-coding regions:
- a CDS encoding rod shape-determining protein, with the translated sequence MTVSLEQLRRCHFAVDLGAARTRVYVKGAGLVVDQPSVAAVNTRTGGLIAVGEFAEKMTGRTPDYIRVVRPISGGTVVDIDMAQRMLRHLLGDKMRRALRRKPRLRAAACAPHDADPLAQRATIETLAGLGARRVELVDTLIAAAVGCGLPVERPEATMVLVCGAAATQVAVLSLGSIVTAERIPVGGEAVDRAIVQHLRHEHELMLPSQSVRPLQLALSGNGLTPHGPASTEIHGRDVATGLARSVRVDTAAVRDAIQTPLTAVLDAIGKVLRDCPPDLVADLADRGIMMVGGSALLPGFDQMLRQATGMPVHIAERPDVCAAQGLGAMLEGRIEPLVLNPLAA